One Stenotrophomonas oahuensis genomic region harbors:
- a CDS encoding transporter gives MTHASCLGVLLSLLGTVAACPVAAQEHSADELAKKLSNPVAALISVPFQYNYDQTYGQDGYRHNLNIQPVAPFSMGEHWNVISRTILPVTYQKDVVPGTDQAGIGDITQSFFFSPKEAGSSGVIWGIGPALLIPTGTDDLGADTWAAGPTVVLLKQEKSWTYGALMNHLADVAGTGSRRADISSTFLQPFLSKAYSGGRTLTFNVESTYDWKASQWTVPLNIQYSKVSKLGNQMLSFQGGVRVYLETPRGGPDWGLRLGITLLFPR, from the coding sequence GTGACGCACGCCTCGTGCCTTGGCGTTCTGCTAAGCCTGCTTGGGACGGTCGCGGCTTGTCCGGTTGCCGCGCAGGAGCACAGCGCCGACGAGCTGGCCAAGAAACTGTCCAACCCTGTCGCGGCCCTGATCAGCGTTCCCTTCCAATACAACTATGACCAGACCTATGGTCAGGATGGCTACAGGCACAACCTCAATATCCAGCCGGTCGCTCCGTTCTCGATGGGTGAACACTGGAACGTCATCTCGCGCACCATCCTACCGGTGACCTATCAGAAGGATGTGGTGCCGGGCACCGATCAGGCCGGCATCGGCGACATCACCCAGAGTTTCTTCTTTTCGCCCAAGGAGGCCGGTTCATCCGGGGTGATCTGGGGCATCGGGCCAGCGCTGTTGATACCCACCGGCACCGACGACCTGGGCGCAGATACGTGGGCCGCCGGACCGACGGTAGTCTTGCTGAAGCAGGAAAAGAGCTGGACGTACGGGGCCCTGATGAATCACCTGGCCGACGTGGCGGGCACCGGCAGCCGTCGTGCCGACATCAGCTCGACCTTCCTTCAGCCGTTTCTGTCCAAAGCCTACAGCGGCGGCCGCACGCTGACCTTCAACGTGGAATCGACCTACGACTGGAAGGCCAGCCAATGGACCGTGCCGCTGAACATTCAATATTCCAAGGTGAGCAAGCTGGGCAACCAGATGCTCAGTTTCCAGGGCGGCGTACGGGTGTACCTGGAAACGCCACGTGGTGGGCCGGACTGGGGTCTGCGGCTGGGAATCACCTTGCTCTTCCCGCGCTGA